From Phaeodactylum tricornutum CCAP 1055/1 chromosome 23, whole genome shotgun sequence, one genomic window encodes:
- a CDS encoding predicted protein — MRVTAAVAGSLCLLGTSVESFVFPARKSPRLSFPAANPVASSFRNAEAIVSLHEKKNDIDIDDVTKEAEEALAAAEAALGGGLGNNKQTVNPSPSTLSESTPLPSPNNKTTPSSSPSKTPPASLKKTLPQPSSKIAPPPSPSPQTKPPPTPPSPRELAEQEARRKKAQFYRKDAIAAAVGAGLLGAAGGGLLWMEFPEFGIALRDAVSADIPMYVPPLIGAAVLGGSAFNSASQDNAVGTLTRGVFGSTTKAIGGGIVGAVTGVTGSVISGIVAIPKRVVNAAAQKVRETTDGIKAIPSRVQDAAARKVQRTAEDIRAIPTKVSSAASRAAEEAAREIKAAPGRVAKSAEEALERSVEETKKNINRIGEDIKASPSKAVDAFEAKVTEVFEAKPKEPQAPLRPPPPLVRNDAKSSFPNLQIDLPKLEVPKIRVPNLDALKIDTPSIEMPKTPVPKKERDDGFVFGEVGLKNFINAPVSKDSAPSKPATVPEKSQQQRAAAQKRDRAQAKVASEKQRREQAKVVAAEKQRQEQAKAASAEKQRQEQAKAASVEKQRQEQATRRAKQEKARQERQKRLEDIEATKKAKLDQRMRETAKQTQIAEQKRLEAERRKNASGSKPRPSFQIPRPSFRISPDSDASKPRPSFSLGGMPKQQKSPSESKPRPSFQLNLGGGSSKAGESGVKPRPSFQLNLGGGSSKVENSDSKPRPSFPLNLGGRGSDANVVSKPRPSFSLGGGGGTQSGKKAPRGVPTIVRWKQRRDGGITGFIYGSPNFDDGDRVETTAIATGDVANGGVVKTGSGSRYFLSETPPMGGKAKGGNDAGALKSLLSAIPGATINLSRSRKTPAEVKAEETLKKAEAARPRTFSLFGLGGDGADSRPPSQKEKGSGGGKKPAVTAPRGVPTLNRWKKNRDGSVTGFITGSPNFSENEKVTTSPITQGTVKSTETVKTGSGSRYFLA, encoded by the coding sequence ATGAGAGTGACAGCTGCAGTAGCCGGGTCCTTGTGTTTGCTGGGGACGTCGGTGGAATCCTTTGTCTTCCCGGCACGCAAGAGTCCAAGGTTGTCCTTCCCTGCGGCAAATCCAGTCGCCTCCTCCTTTCGCAATGCGGAAGCTATAGTCAGTTTGCACGAGAAAAAGAACGACATAGATATCGACGATGTTACGaaagaagcggaagaagctttggcggcggctgAAGCAGCGTTAGGAGGTGGACTTGGAAACAACAAGCAGACGGTAAATCCATCCCCGAGCACACTGTCCGAAAGCACGCCATTGCCATCTCCAAATAACAAAACGACGCCTTCATCTTCGCCTTCAAAAACGCCTCCAGCATCTTTAAAAAAAACTCTGCCGCAgccttcttccaaaatagcGCCTCCGCCCTCGCCTTCTCCGCAAACAAAGCCCCCTCCCACTCCCCCTAGTCCTCGAGAGTTGGCTGAACAAGAGGCTCGTCGTAAAAAAGCCCAATTCTACCGCAAAGACGCTATTGCTGCGGCTGTTGGTGCGGGATTGCTAGGTGCAGCAGGAGGAGGCCTACTCTGGATGGAGTTTCCAGAATTCGGTATCGCCTTACGAGACGCTGTCAGCGCCGACATTCCCATGTACGTGCCTCCTCTTATCGGCGCTGCCGTTTTGGGTGGAAGTGCATTTAACAGTGCTTCGCAAGATAATGCTGTGGGCACCCTTACCCGTGGAGTATTTGGCAGTACCACCAAAGCGATCGGCGGAGGGATTGTGGGAGCAGTTACTGGTGTCACCGGCTCTGTGATCTCAGGCATTGTAGCCATTCCTAAAAGAGTGGTTAACGCGGCCGCTCAGAAAGTTCGGGAGACTACAGACGGAATCAAGGCCATTCCGTCAAGGGTTCAGGATGCTGCGGCCCGCAAGGTCCAGAGAACAGCCGAGGATATTCGAGCCATTCCCACCAAAGTTTCTTCGGCGGCAAGCAGAGCCGCAGAAGAAGCCGCTCGGGAGATCAAGGCAGCCCCCGGTCGGGTCGCAAAATCAGCGGAAGAAGCACTGGAAAGATCAGTGGAAGAGACCAAGAAGAATATTAACAGAATTGGAGAAGATATAAAAGCCTCTCCCTCAAAGGCTGTGGATGCCTTCGAAGCAAAGGTGACGGAAGTCTTCGAAGCAAAGCCCAAAGAACCGCAGGCACCTTTGCGTCCTCCTCCACCTCTAGTCAGGAACGATGCCAAGTCTTCGTTCCCAAACCTCCAGATTGACCTGCCCAAGCTTGAGGTGCCGAAGATTCGCGTACCCAATCTCGATGCGCTCAAGATTGACACGCCGAGTATTGAGATGCCTAAGACTCCAGTGCCAAAGAAAGAGCGGGATGATGGCTTTGTTTTTGGTGAGGTTGGACTCAAGAACTTTATTAACGCACCGGTATCAAAGGATTCCGCCCCGTCCAAACCAGCTACGGTTCCCGAGAAGTCGCAGCAACAGCGGGCAGCTGCACAAAAGCGCGACCGCGCTCAAGCGAAAGTAGCATCCGAAAAGCAACGTCGAGAACAAGCTAAAGTGGTGGCGGCAGAAAAGCAGCGCCAGGAGCAAGCCAAAGCGGCATCGGCCGAAAAACAGCGTCAGGAACAAGCCAAAGCGGCATCTGTTGAAAAACAGCGACAGGAACAAGCCACTCGACGTGCTAAACAAGAGAAGGCTCGTCAAGAGCGGCAAAAGCGTCTTGAAGATATAGAAGCAACTAAAAAGGCCAAGTTGGACCAGCGAATGCGCGAAACAGCAAAGCAGACGCAGATTGCCGAACAGAAGCGTTTAGAGGCGGAACGCCGAAAGAACGCATCAGGTTCGAAGCCACGTCCTAGCTTTCAAATTCCCCGTCCCAGTTTCCGTATTTCTCCCGACTCTGACGCTAGCAAACCTCGTCCCTCATTTTCGCTAGGTGGAATGCCCAAGCAGCAGAAGAGTCCCTCAGAAAGCAAACCCCGTCCGTCCTTTCAATTGAACCTCGGAGGGGGTAGCAGCAAAGCTGGAGAGTCTGGTGTCAAACCTCGCCCTTCCTTCCAATTGAACCTTGGAGGCGGCAGCAGCAAAGTCGAAAATTCCGATAGCAAACCTCGTCCCTCTTTTCCACTAAATCTCGGAGGTCGCGGAAGTGATGCAAATGTTGTCAGTAAGCCTCGTCCTAGCTTTTCCCTCGGTGGAGGCGGCGGGACCCAATCAGGAAAGAAAGCTCCCCGCGGTGTCCCCACTATTGTGCGCTGGAAACAACGCCGAGATGGCGGTATAACCGGCTTCATCTACGGTTCTCCAAATttcgacgatggagatcggGTGGAGACTACAGCAATCGCAACAGGAGATGTTGCTAATGGTGGCGTCGTTAAGACGGGAAGTGGTTCTAGATACTTCTTAAGTGAGACCCCTCCAATGGGAGGGAAAGCGAAAGGCGGCAACGATGCCGGCGCTTTGAAATCCCTGCTCAGTGCTATTCCAGGAGCAACCATCAATCTCTCCCGAAGCAGGAAGACTCCAGCGGAAGTAAAGGCTGAGGAGACTTTGAAGAAGGCGGAAGCGGCACGACCGAGAACATTTTCACTATTCGGTTTGGGTGGAGACGGGGCAGACTCCAGACCACCTTCCCAGAAGGAAAAGGGCTCTGGCGGAGGCAAAAAGCCCGCAGTGACGGCACCCCGCGGAGTTCCTACTTTGAATagatggaagaagaatagAGATGGATCCGTCACTGGTTTTATTACGGGATCACCCAacttttctgaaaatgaGAAAGTTACAACATCCCCGATTACGCAGGGCACCGTGAAGTCCACTGAAACTGTGAAGACTGGAAGCGGCTCTCGATATTTTCTTGCATGA
- a CDS encoding predicted protein: protein MAKTQRVAKLQARKTMSELTNSNAASLKMKMANAADPESDHSRSIARGGVACPFNWRLHDMLDAVENEDLTSIVSWQPHGRSFTVYKPKEFVDKVMTRFFSQSKYASFQRQLNLYGFSRLSHGPDKGAYFHYCFVRGDREKVRGMVRRKIKGNKVRRALTVEEEPDFYDSVWHRAEHRGLAPIASISPEPPCLETTTSPSTKPEKPVLLPKPANTWEAFEEVNDHDLMLFAGTSKLLDDDLLLDNVLLGSPYVQGSRYAEGVINRVTSSTTLSLDYLCSV from the exons ATGGCTAAAACGCAACGCGTGGCCAAACTCCAGGCCCGCAAGACCATGTCGGAGCTCACAAACAGCAACGCAGCGAGCTTGAAGATGAAGATGGCGAACGCTGCGGACCCGGAGAGCGATCACTCCCGTTCGATTGCCCGAGGAGGTGTGGCTTGTCCGTTCAATTGGCGCTTGCATGACATGCTGGATGCGGTTGAGAATGAAGATCTTACCAGTATTGTATCCTGGCAACCCCATGGGCGCTCGTTCACAGTCTACAAGCCGAAGGAATTCGTAGACAAGGTAATGACGAG ATTCTTCAGCCAGTCCAAGTACGCTTCGTTTCAGCGGCAGCTCAATCTTTACGGGTTTTCCCGTTTGTCCCACGGACCGGACAAAGGCGCCTATTTTCACTATTGCTTTGTCCGCGGAGACCGTGAGAAAGTCCGTGGTATGGTCCGCCGCAAGATCAAGGGCAACAAAGTTCGTCGTGCTCTCACCGTGGAAGAGGAGCCCGACTTCTATGATTCCGTCTGGCACAGGGCGGAACACCGAGGTTTGGCCCCTATCGCCTCGATTTCGCCAGAACCACCTTGCTTGGAGACGACTACGAGTCCGTCTACCAAGCCGGAAAAGCCTGTTCTTCTTCCCAAGCCGGCGAATACCTGGGAGGCTTTCGAAGAAGTGAACGACCATGACTTAATGCTCTTCGCGGGAACAAGCAAGCTTCTGGACGATGATCTTTTATTGGATAATGTCCTTTTGGGTTCCCCCTACGTTCAAGGAAGTCGCTATGCGGAAGGAGTGATCAACAGGGTGACCTCCTCCACAACCTTGTCCCTGGACTATCTCTGCAGCGTTTAA
- a CDS encoding predicted protein, producing MSSSLMQGPEFQHILRILNTNVEGKRNVVFGLTKIPGIGRRFSDLICKKAEVDVDKRAGELTADEIEKVVAVIQNPRQFKIPLWFLNRQKDFKTGKYSQVFAQNIAAKLRDDIERLKKIRAHRGLRHWWNIRVRGQHTCSTGRRRT from the exons AT GTCGTCCTCTTTGATGCAAGGCCCTGAATTCCAGCACATTTTGCGTATTCTTAACACGAACGTGGAGGGAAAGCGCAATGTCGTGTTTGGTCTCACCAAAATCCCGGGGATTGGTCGCCGATTTTCAGATttgatttgcaaaaaggcCGAAGTCGATGTTGATAAGCGTGCCGGTGAGCTTACCGCagacgaaattgaaaaggtCGTGGCCGTCATCCAGAACCCCCGTCAATTCAAAATCCCACTTTGGTTTTTGAATCGTCAAAAGGATTTCAAGACGGGAAAGTACAGTCAGGTCTTTGCGCAGAACATTGCCGCCAAGCTCCGTGATGATATTGAGCGactcaagaagatccgagCCCATCGGGGTCTTCGTCACTGGTGGAATATTCGAGTCCGTGGACAGCACACTTGCTCCACTGGACGCCGCCGAACTTAA